From Candidatus Pedobacter colombiensis, one genomic window encodes:
- the rpmC gene encoding 50S ribosomal protein L29, protein MKNSEITGLSQEELVARIAEETENLVKLKFAHTISAIENPSRISKVRRNIARLNTEVTKRKAESATETK, encoded by the coding sequence ATGAAGAACTCAGAAATTACAGGGCTTTCACAAGAAGAGCTAGTAGCCAGGATTGCAGAAGAGACAGAAAACTTAGTTAAGTTAAAGTTTGCGCATACAATTTCGGCTATAGAAAACCCAAGCCGCATTAGCAAGGTTAGGAGAAATATTGCCCGATTAAATACTGAAGTGACTAAGCGTAAAGCGGAGTCTGCTACTGAAACTAAATAA
- the rpsQ gene encoding 30S ribosomal protein S17, producing the protein MERQLRKTRTGLVVSNKMDKSIVVAVERKVKHPIYGKFVKKTTKFMAHDEKNDCGIGDTVLIMETRPLSKNKNWRLVEILERAK; encoded by the coding sequence ATGGAAAGACAATTAAGAAAAACAAGAACCGGGTTGGTGGTAAGCAACAAGATGGATAAATCTATTGTTGTAGCGGTAGAACGTAAAGTGAAACACCCGATCTATGGTAAGTTTGTTAAGAAAACTACCAAATTTATGGCTCATGACGAGAAAAACGATTGCGGTATTGGAGATACAGTACTGATCATGGAGACTCGTCCGCTGAGTAAAAACAAGAACTGGAGATTAGTGGAAATTTTAGAAAGGGCTAAATAA
- the rplN gene encoding 50S ribosomal protein L14, producing MVQQESRLNVADNSGAKEVLVIRVLGGTGKRYASIGDKIVVTVKSALPSGNIKKGTVSKAVVVRTKKEIRRKDGSYIRFDDNAAVLLNAQDEPRGTRIFGPVARELREKQFMKIVSLAPEVL from the coding sequence ATGGTACAACAGGAATCAAGATTAAACGTAGCCGATAATAGCGGCGCAAAAGAAGTATTGGTTATCCGTGTACTTGGTGGTACTGGAAAGAGATATGCTTCTATTGGTGACAAAATCGTTGTTACCGTGAAAAGTGCATTACCTTCTGGAAACATTAAGAAAGGAACAGTTTCTAAAGCAGTTGTTGTAAGAACAAAGAAAGAGATCAGACGTAAAGATGGTTCTTACATCCGTTTCGACGACAATGCAGCAGTATTATTAAATGCACAAGATGAGCCGCGCGGTACACGTATTTTTGGCCCGGTAGCGAGAGAACTGCGTGAAAAACAATTCATGAAAATTGTATCATTAGCACCGGAGGTATTATAA
- the rplX gene encoding 50S ribosomal protein L24: MKIRKGDLVKVIAGDSKGQQGTVLSVLVSKSRILVEGVNLVSKHTKPNAATPNGGIIKKEAALHISNVALIDPKTGATTRVGRKLNADGKLVRVSKKSGEEIK; this comes from the coding sequence ATAAAAATCCGTAAGGGTGATTTAGTAAAGGTTATCGCCGGCGATTCAAAAGGTCAGCAAGGAACTGTACTTTCAGTATTGGTTTCTAAAAGCAGAATACTTGTAGAAGGTGTTAACCTTGTATCAAAACATACAAAACCAAATGCTGCTACCCCTAATGGTGGTATCATTAAAAAAGAGGCTGCTCTTCATATTTCTAACGTAGCGCTGATTGACCCTAAAACAGGTGCAACTACGCGCGTTGGCAGAAAGCTTAATGCTGATGGGAAATTGGTTAGGGTATCTAAAAAATCAGGAGAGGAGATCAAATAA
- the rplE gene encoding 50S ribosomal protein L5, with protein MAYVPRLKSKYKEEIVTALKDKFNYKSVMQVPKLEKISINQGVGRFAVTDKKIMDSSILEMSTIAGQQAVGAKSKKDISNFKLRKGMPVGVRVTLRDNNMYEFLDRLISVALPRIRDFKGINDKGFDGKGNYTLGVTEQIIFPEINIDKINKILGMDITFVTSATTDVEALELLKQFGLPFKNQKTEQ; from the coding sequence ATGGCTTACGTACCAAGATTAAAAAGTAAATATAAAGAGGAAATTGTAACGGCACTTAAAGATAAGTTCAATTACAAAAGCGTTATGCAAGTTCCTAAGTTGGAGAAAATCTCTATCAACCAGGGTGTTGGTCGTTTCGCTGTAACTGACAAAAAGATTATGGACAGCTCTATTTTAGAGATGAGTACAATCGCTGGTCAGCAAGCAGTAGGCGCAAAATCTAAAAAAGATATCTCAAACTTTAAATTGCGTAAAGGTATGCCAGTAGGTGTACGTGTAACTTTACGTGATAACAACATGTATGAGTTTTTAGACCGTTTAATTTCCGTAGCTTTGCCACGTATCCGTGATTTCAAAGGTATCAATGATAAAGGTTTTGATGGTAAAGGAAATTACACTTTAGGTGTAACTGAGCAAATCATCTTCCCTGAGATCAACATCGATAAAATCAACAAGATTTTAGGTATGGATATTACATTTGTAACATCTGCTACTACTGACGTTGAGGCATTGGAACTTTTAAAACAATTTGGGTTACCATTTAAAAATCAAAAAACAGAGCAATAA
- the rpsN gene encoding 30S ribosomal protein S14, producing the protein MAKEGVKAREIKRQKLVAKYAEKRAELKAAGDYEGLDKLPKNSSAVRLHNRCKLTGRPRGYMRTFGISRVLFRDMALAGKIPGVRKASW; encoded by the coding sequence ATGGCAAAAGAAGGAGTAAAAGCTCGCGAAATTAAGCGCCAAAAATTGGTTGCTAAATATGCAGAGAAACGTGCAGAACTTAAAGCTGCAGGTGATTACGAAGGACTAGATAAGTTACCAAAAAACTCATCAGCAGTACGTTTACACAATCGTTGTAAATTAACTGGTCGTCCTCGTGGATATATGCGTACTTTCGGTATATCAAGGGTATTGTTCCGTGATATGGCTTTAGCAGGAAAAATTCCTGGAGTAAGAAAAGCAAGCTGGTAA
- the rpsH gene encoding 30S ribosomal protein S8 has product MNTDPIADYLTRVRNAIKANHRIVEIPASNLKKEITKVLFDKGYIANYKFEDTTVQGIIKIALKYNAITKIPAIRTLTRISKPGLRQYAGVENMPRVLNGLGIAILSTSKGVMTDKEAAKLNIGGEVLCHVY; this is encoded by the coding sequence ATGAATACAGATCCAATAGCAGATTATCTTACAAGAGTAAGAAATGCCATTAAGGCAAATCACAGAATTGTAGAGATTCCTGCATCAAACCTGAAAAAGGAAATTACTAAAGTACTTTTTGACAAAGGTTACATCGCTAACTACAAATTTGAGGACACTACGGTTCAAGGAATAATTAAAATCGCTTTGAAATACAATGCGATCACTAAAATTCCTGCTATCCGCACGTTAACACGTATTAGCAAACCAGGTTTAAGGCAGTATGCCGGCGTAGAGAATATGCCAAGAGTATTAAACGGTTTAGGTATTGCAATTTTGTCTACATCTAAAGGTGTTATGACAGATAAAGAAGCTGCTAAACTAAACATTGGTGGCGAAGTTTTGTGTCACGTTTATTAA
- the rplF gene encoding 50S ribosomal protein L6 — protein MSRVGKAPINVPAGVMVTVAKDNVVTVKGPKGELTQAVDSDITVSQEDGVLTVQRPSDQKRHKALHGLYRALINNMVIGVTEGYKISQELVGVGYRATNTGNTLDLVLGFSHHYVFQLPEEIKVTTTSEKGQTPKIILESIDKQLIGQVAAKIRSLRAPEPYKGKGIKFVGEVLRRKAGKSASKK, from the coding sequence ATGTCAAGAGTAGGAAAAGCCCCAATTAATGTACCTGCAGGCGTAATGGTTACGGTAGCTAAAGATAACGTAGTAACTGTTAAAGGTCCTAAAGGAGAATTAACTCAAGCAGTGGATTCAGATATCACTGTAAGTCAAGAAGATGGTGTGTTGACTGTACAACGTCCATCAGATCAAAAAAGACACAAAGCATTACATGGTTTATACCGTGCTTTGATCAATAATATGGTTATTGGTGTAACAGAAGGTTATAAAATTTCTCAAGAACTGGTAGGTGTTGGTTACCGTGCTACAAACACAGGAAACACTTTAGACTTAGTTTTGGGTTTTTCTCACCACTATGTGTTCCAATTACCGGAAGAGATTAAAGTGACTACAACCTCAGAAAAAGGTCAGACTCCTAAAATTATTTTAGAAAGTATTGACAAACAATTGATCGGACAAGTAGCGGCAAAAATCCGTTCGTTACGTGCACCAGAGCCATATAAAGGTAAAGGTATCAAGTTTGTAGGCGAAGTGTTAAGAAGAAAAGCAGGTAAATCAGCTTCTAAAAAATAA
- the rplR gene encoding 50S ribosomal protein L18, producing the protein MAGKKLSRRDRIKKGIRKRLTGSEDRPRLSVYRSNKGIYAQIINDVTGSTIVSASSLSKDFSGTGNKSEQSVAVGKLVAEKAIAAGIKQVVFDRNGYLYHGRVKSLAEGAREAGLEF; encoded by the coding sequence ATGGCAGGGAAAAAATTATCTCGTAGAGATCGTATAAAAAAAGGTATCAGAAAAAGATTAACAGGTTCTGAAGACCGTCCACGTTTATCGGTTTATAGAAGCAATAAAGGGATTTATGCTCAAATTATTAACGACGTAACCGGTAGCACAATTGTATCAGCTTCATCTTTATCTAAAGATTTTTCAGGTACAGGCAATAAATCTGAGCAATCAGTAGCTGTAGGTAAATTAGTGGCTGAAAAAGCAATCGCAGCAGGTATTAAACAAGTTGTTTTCGATAGAAATGGCTATTTGTACCATGGTCGCGTTAAATCGTTGGCAGAAGGTGCTCGCGAAGCTGGTTTAGAATTTTAA
- the rpsE gene encoding 30S ribosomal protein S5 — MSTINIKRVKTSEIELKDRLVSIQRVAKVTKGGRTFSFSAIVVVGDENGIVGYGLGKAKEVTEAIAKGIDDAKKNLVKVPLLNGTVPHEQIGKFSGGFVLIKPAAVGTGVIAGGAMRAVLESAGVHNVLAKSKGSSNPHNVVKATVDALTKMRDAYTVAQQRGVDLNKVFNG; from the coding sequence ATGTCAACTATCAATATAAAAAGAGTTAAGACTAGCGAGATCGAATTAAAAGATCGTTTAGTTAGCATACAGCGCGTAGCCAAAGTAACCAAAGGTGGTCGTACTTTCAGCTTCTCAGCCATCGTGGTTGTTGGAGATGAGAACGGAATCGTGGGTTACGGATTGGGTAAAGCGAAAGAGGTAACAGAAGCAATTGCTAAAGGCATTGATGATGCTAAAAAGAACTTGGTAAAAGTTCCTTTGTTAAATGGTACTGTACCTCACGAGCAGATCGGTAAATTTTCTGGAGGTTTTGTTTTAATTAAACCTGCAGCAGTTGGTACCGGAGTTATTGCTGGTGGTGCGATGCGTGCTGTATTAGAGAGTGCTGGTGTACATAACGTACTTGCAAAATCAAAAGGTTCATCAAATCCTCACAACGTGGTAAAAGCAACTGTAGATGCTTTAACTAAAATGCGTGATGCTTACACTGTTGCACAGCAACGTGGTGTTGATTTAAATAAAGTTTTTAACGGATAA
- the rpmD gene encoding 50S ribosomal protein L30, with amino-acid sequence MAKIKITQVKSIIDRSERQKRTMQALGLTKMNQSVEVEATAAIIGMVRKVNHLIAIESI; translated from the coding sequence ATGGCTAAGATCAAAATAACCCAGGTAAAAAGCATTATCGACAGAAGCGAACGCCAAAAAAGAACAATGCAAGCTTTAGGTTTAACTAAAATGAACCAAAGCGTAGAAGTTGAAGCCACTGCAGCCATTATAGGAATGGTTAGAAAAGTGAATCACTTAATAGCAATTGAGAGTATATAA
- the rplO gene encoding 50S ribosomal protein L15, with translation MNLSNLKPAAGSTKNSKRIGRGTGSGRGGTSTRGHKGAGSRSGHKTKIGFEGGQMPLQRRVPKVGFKPINRVEYVGVNLDVLQGLAEKFNLTTIDFAILQQHGLASKNDLVKVLGRGEVKSKIEVKAHAFSATAQKAIEAVGGSIEKL, from the coding sequence ATGAACTTAAGTAATTTAAAACCTGCAGCAGGTTCTACTAAAAATAGTAAGAGAATTGGTCGTGGTACTGGTTCTGGTCGCGGTGGTACTTCCACTCGTGGTCACAAAGGTGCTGGATCACGTTCTGGTCACAAAACCAAAATCGGTTTTGAAGGTGGTCAGATGCCATTACAACGCCGTGTACCTAAGGTAGGTTTCAAACCTATTAACCGTGTTGAATACGTTGGTGTAAACTTAGACGTATTGCAAGGTTTGGCAGAAAAGTTTAACTTAACAACCATAGATTTTGCTATCTTGCAACAACATGGTTTAGCATCTAAAAACGACTTAGTTAAAGTTTTAGGTCGTGGTGAAGTTAAATCTAAGATAGAAGTTAAAGCACATGCTTTTTCTGCAACCGCACAAAAAGCTATTGAGGCTGTTGGAGGCTCAATCGAAAAATTGTAA
- the secY gene encoding preprotein translocase subunit SecY gives MKKLFTTLSNIWKIQELKERIVYTLVILLVYRFVSHVVLPGVDATLLGDNTKSGILGLLDMFAGGSFSRVSILALGVMPYISASIVVQLLGIAVPSFQKMQKEGESGRKKLNQITRYLTVAITAVQAIGYVKTQVPTEAIIIDHGLFFVLATFVLAAGTLFVMWLGEKITDKGIGNGISLIIMVGIIARLPVALSQEISSRVVGEGGGLIALVLEIVALFAVVMFTIMIVQGVRKVPVQYAKRIVGNRQFGGVRQYIPLKVNAAGVMPIIFAQALMFIPATLTGFFPSLQNTWLIQFSDYTSLAYSLTFAFLIIAFTFFYTAITVNPTQMSDDMKKNGGFIPGIKPGLATSSFIDDVISKITFPGAIFLAIIAILPSIAVKFGIKSEFAHFYGGTSLLILVGVVLDTLQQIESYLLMRHYDGLMKTGRVTGRTGIPETSGSNAVI, from the coding sequence ATGAAGAAGCTGTTTACTACTTTAAGTAATATTTGGAAAATTCAAGAATTAAAAGAGCGTATAGTTTATACGCTCGTAATTCTTTTAGTTTATAGGTTTGTATCTCACGTGGTTTTACCAGGTGTAGACGCAACACTTTTAGGCGATAATACAAAGTCAGGCATTTTAGGTCTATTGGATATGTTTGCGGGGGGATCATTCTCACGGGTATCTATATTGGCCTTGGGTGTTATGCCTTATATTTCAGCCTCTATTGTAGTTCAGCTATTAGGTATTGCCGTTCCTTCTTTTCAGAAAATGCAAAAGGAGGGTGAAAGCGGAAGAAAGAAACTTAATCAGATTACACGCTATTTAACTGTAGCCATTACCGCTGTTCAGGCGATTGGTTATGTTAAAACTCAAGTTCCTACTGAAGCTATCATTATTGATCATGGCTTATTCTTTGTGCTTGCAACCTTTGTTTTGGCTGCTGGTACATTGTTTGTGATGTGGTTAGGTGAGAAGATTACAGATAAGGGTATTGGTAACGGTATTTCACTAATCATTATGGTTGGTATTATTGCCCGTTTACCTGTAGCATTGTCACAGGAAATAAGCTCAAGAGTTGTTGGTGAAGGTGGTGGATTGATTGCGCTTGTTCTTGAAATTGTTGCGCTTTTTGCGGTTGTGATGTTTACCATCATGATTGTTCAAGGTGTACGCAAGGTTCCTGTTCAGTATGCGAAAAGAATTGTTGGTAACAGACAATTCGGAGGAGTAAGACAGTATATCCCATTAAAGGTTAATGCTGCCGGTGTAATGCCAATCATTTTTGCTCAGGCATTAATGTTTATTCCTGCAACGTTAACAGGGTTCTTCCCTTCGTTACAGAATACCTGGTTGATTCAGTTTAGTGATTATACCTCATTAGCATATAGTTTAACATTTGCATTTTTAATTATTGCATTTACATTCTTCTATACTGCAATAACTGTTAATCCAACTCAAATGTCGGATGATATGAAGAAGAATGGTGGATTTATCCCTGGTATCAAGCCAGGATTAGCTACATCATCATTTATTGATGATGTGATTTCTAAGATCACGTTCCCAGGAGCAATTTTCTTAGCTATCATTGCGATCCTTCCTTCAATAGCTGTTAAATTTGGAATCAAATCTGAGTTTGCACATTTTTATGGAGGAACATCTTTATTGATTTTAGTTGGCGTTGTTTTGGATACGTTACAACAGATTGAAAGTTATTTGTTGATGCGTCATTATGATGGATTAATGAAAACAGGTAGAGTTACCGGTCGTACAGGAATTCCTGAAACGAGTGGTAGTAATGCTGTGATTTAA
- the map gene encoding type I methionyl aminopeptidase produces MSKIYYKSKEEVELIRESSLLVSKTLAEVAKVIGPGVSTQKLNDLAETFIKDHGAIPAFLNYNGFPYSLCISPNEQVVHGFPGDYVIQEGDLISVDCGVIKNNFFGDSAYTFSIGEIDAERKKLVDVTQECLKLAIEKAVVGSRIGDVGYAVQAYAEANGFGVVRELVGHGVGVKLHEKPEVPNYGRRGSGIKLEEGMVIAIEPMINAGTAGVKFWTDGWTVTTLDNKPSAHFEHTVAVKKGNADVLSTFSFIEEVLKEKK; encoded by the coding sequence ATGTCTAAGATCTATTATAAATCAAAAGAAGAAGTAGAACTCATTAGAGAAAGTTCTTTACTGGTATCAAAGACTTTGGCTGAAGTAGCCAAAGTTATTGGTCCCGGTGTTTCCACTCAAAAGCTAAATGATCTGGCAGAGACGTTTATTAAAGACCATGGTGCTATACCTGCTTTTTTAAACTATAACGGGTTTCCTTATTCTTTATGTATTTCGCCGAATGAGCAAGTTGTTCATGGTTTTCCTGGTGATTACGTAATTCAAGAAGGTGATTTGATCTCTGTTGATTGTGGGGTAATTAAGAATAACTTTTTTGGTGATTCTGCTTATACTTTTTCGATCGGTGAGATTGATGCGGAACGGAAGAAGCTGGTAGATGTTACACAAGAATGCTTGAAGCTTGCAATTGAAAAGGCAGTAGTTGGTTCTAGAATAGGTGATGTTGGATATGCAGTGCAGGCTTATGCTGAAGCAAATGGATTTGGAGTAGTAAGAGAGTTAGTTGGTCATGGTGTTGGTGTTAAATTACATGAAAAACCTGAGGTACCTAATTATGGTAGACGGGGGAGTGGAATTAAACTTGAAGAAGGCATGGTTATTGCTATCGAACCAATGATCAATGCAGGTACAGCAGGAGTTAAATTCTGGACTGATGGTTGGACTGTTACCACCTTGGATAATAAGCCATCAGCTCATTTTGAACACACTGTTGCAGTAAAAAAGGGTAATGCAGACGTTTTATCAACCTTTTCATTTATTGAAGAAGTTTTAAAAGAAAAAAAGTAA
- the infA gene encoding translation initiation factor IF-1 gives MAKQASIEQDGVIREALSNAMFRVELENGHEIIAHISGKMRMHYIKILPGDKVKLEMSPYDLSKGRITYRYK, from the coding sequence ATGGCTAAACAAGCCTCGATTGAACAAGACGGTGTAATAAGAGAAGCACTATCAAATGCTATGTTCCGTGTAGAATTGGAAAATGGCCACGAGATTATCGCTCATATCTCTGGGAAAATGAGGATGCATTATATCAAAATTTTACCAGGGGACAAAGTCAAATTAGAGATGTCGCCTTACGATTTATCAAAGGGCAGGATTACTTATAGATATAAATAA
- the ykgO gene encoding type B 50S ribosomal protein L36 codes for MKVRSSIKKRSADCKVIRRKGKLYVINKKNPKFKQRQG; via the coding sequence ATGAAAGTTAGGTCATCAATTAAAAAACGTAGTGCTGATTGCAAGGTTATTCGTCGTAAAGGTAAACTTTATGTTATCAACAAGAAAAACCCTAAATTTAAGCAACGTCAAGGTTAA
- the rpsM gene encoding 30S ribosomal protein S13: MARISGIDLPRNKRGEIGLTYIFGVGKSTAQRILTEAGIDFNKKVQDWSDDELSAIRTIINDGVKVEGALRSEVQLNIKRLMDIGCYRGLRHRKGLPVRGQRTKNNSRTRKGKRKTVANKKKATK, encoded by the coding sequence ATGGCAAGGATATCAGGTATTGATTTACCAAGAAACAAAAGAGGCGAGATTGGATTAACTTACATCTTCGGAGTAGGTAAATCAACTGCACAACGTATATTAACGGAAGCAGGTATCGATTTTAACAAGAAAGTACAGGATTGGTCTGATGATGAGTTATCAGCAATTCGTACCATCATTAACGACGGCGTTAAAGTAGAAGGTGCTTTACGTTCAGAGGTTCAATTGAACATTAAACGTTTAATGGATATCGGTTGTTACCGTGGTTTACGTCACAGAAAAGGTTTGCCTGTACGTGGTCAACGTACTAAGAACAACTCTCGTACACGTAAAGGCAAGAGAAAAACAGTTGCAAACAAGAAAAAAGCTACTAAATAA
- the rpsK gene encoding 30S ribosomal protein S11, translating into MAKSKKVTKKRIVVIEPVGQAHINATFNNIIVTLTNNNGQTISWSSAGKMGFKGSKKNTPYAAGQAASDCGKVAFDLGLRKVDVFVKGPGSGRESAIRTLQVSGIEVTSIKDITPLPHNGCRPPKKRRV; encoded by the coding sequence ATGGCTAAGAGTAAAAAAGTTACCAAAAAGCGTATTGTTGTTATTGAGCCTGTTGGACAGGCGCACATCAATGCTACTTTTAACAATATCATTGTTACCCTAACAAATAACAATGGTCAAACTATTTCATGGTCTTCTGCAGGTAAAATGGGATTCAAAGGTTCTAAAAAGAACACTCCTTATGCGGCAGGTCAAGCTGCATCTGATTGCGGTAAAGTAGCATTTGACTTAGGTTTACGTAAAGTAGACGTTTTTGTTAAAGGTCCTGGTTCTGGTCGTGAATCTGCAATTAGAACATTGCAAGTTTCAGGTATCGAAGTAACCTCAATCAAAGATATTACACCGCTTCCACACAATGGATGTCGTCCTCCTAAGAAGAGAAGAGTTTAA
- the rpsD gene encoding 30S ribosomal protein S4 — translation MARYTGPKSKIARKFREPIFGPDKVLDRKNYPPGQHGASKRRGKQSEYAVQLMEKQKVKYTYGVLERQFRNLFTKASSREGITGDNLLQLLEARLDNTVYRLGIATTRSAARQLVSHKHVTVNGEVVNIPSYQLKSGDVIAVREKSKTLEAITNSVAGRVINKFNWLDWNASELTGKFLAYPNRDEIPENIKENLIVELYSK, via the coding sequence ATGGCAAGATATACAGGACCAAAGTCCAAAATCGCCCGTAAGTTCAGAGAACCAATTTTTGGTCCTGATAAAGTACTAGACAGAAAAAACTACCCTCCTGGGCAACATGGTGCTTCAAAAAGAAGAGGTAAGCAGTCTGAGTACGCAGTACAGTTAATGGAAAAGCAAAAGGTGAAATATACTTATGGTGTATTAGAGCGTCAATTCCGTAACTTATTTACTAAAGCGTCTTCACGTGAAGGTATTACAGGTGATAACTTATTACAATTATTAGAAGCTCGTTTAGATAACACAGTTTACAGATTAGGTATTGCTACAACACGTTCAGCTGCTCGTCAGTTAGTTAGCCATAAACACGTAACAGTTAACGGTGAGGTAGTAAATATACCATCATATCAATTGAAATCTGGTGATGTTATCGCAGTGCGTGAAAAGTCTAAAACTTTAGAAGCTATTACTAATTCAGTAGCTGGTAGAGTGATCAATAAATTCAATTGGTTAGACTGGAATGCAAGTGAATTAACAGGTAAGTTCTTAGCTTATCCTAATCGCGACGAGATACCAGAAAATATCAAAGAAAACCTTATAGTAGAGTTATACTCTAAGTAA
- a CDS encoding DNA-directed RNA polymerase subunit alpha: MAILAFQKPDKVIMQKSTDFDGTFEFRPLEPGFGVTIGNALRRILLSSLEGYAITSIRFSGVSHEFSTMKGVVEDLTEIILNLKQVRFKKTGDAGDSEKVFILVNGQEQFLAGDITKFSNNFEVLNPDFVICNMEKSVTLEVELTINKGRGYVPAEENKINDAVVGVIAIDSIFTPMKNVKYTIENYRVEQKTDYEKLILDISTDGSIHPEEALKEAAKILIQHFMLFSDENLVLESQAKEETKEVDEEILHMRKILKTELVDLDLSVRALNCLKAADIRTLADLVSYDVADMLKFRNFGKKSLTEIQELVKSKSLSFGMNLSKFKLDEE, from the coding sequence ATGGCAATTTTAGCATTTCAGAAACCCGATAAAGTAATCATGCAGAAATCAACTGATTTCGATGGTACATTTGAGTTCCGCCCTTTAGAGCCCGGTTTCGGTGTAACAATTGGTAATGCCTTAAGAAGAATATTGCTTTCTTCTTTAGAAGGTTATGCCATTACAAGTATTCGTTTTTCAGGCGTATCTCATGAGTTCTCTACAATGAAAGGTGTTGTAGAAGATTTGACAGAAATTATTCTTAATTTAAAACAAGTACGTTTCAAAAAAACAGGAGATGCTGGCGATTCAGAGAAAGTTTTTATTTTAGTTAATGGACAGGAGCAGTTTTTAGCTGGTGACATTACTAAATTCTCTAACAACTTCGAGGTGCTTAACCCTGATTTCGTTATTTGTAACATGGAGAAATCTGTTACTTTAGAAGTGGAATTAACCATCAATAAAGGACGTGGTTATGTGCCTGCTGAGGAAAATAAAATCAATGATGCTGTTGTTGGTGTGATCGCAATCGATTCGATCTTCACTCCAATGAAAAATGTAAAATACACGATTGAAAACTATCGTGTTGAGCAAAAAACAGATTATGAAAAATTAATATTAGATATCTCTACAGATGGTTCTATCCATCCTGAAGAAGCACTTAAAGAAGCTGCAAAAATTTTAATCCAGCACTTTATGTTGTTCTCTGATGAGAATTTAGTATTAGAGTCTCAAGCTAAAGAAGAGACTAAAGAAGTTGATGAGGAAATCTTGCATATGCGTAAGATCTTAAAAACTGAATTAGTTGATTTAGATCTTTCAGTTCGTGCATTGAACTGCTTAAAAGCAGCTGATATACGCACTTTAGCTGATCTGGTTTCTTATGATGTGGCTGATATGTTAAAATTCAGAAACTTCGGTAAAAAATCTTTAACAGAGATACAAGAACTTGTTAAATCTAAAAGTTTATCTTTTGGCATGAACTTGTCAAAGTTTAAATTGGACGAAGAATAA
- the rplQ gene encoding 50S ribosomal protein L17, whose translation MRHGKKVNHLGRTDSHRKAMLANMASSLIKHKRISTTLAKAKALRMYVEPLITKSKSDTTHSRRIVFGYLQDKETVTELFRDVAAKVANRPGGYTRIIKLNNRLGDNAEMALIELVDYNEVYGKEAESAEKKTTRRGRSKVKKADAPAAKAETVVEEATTEAPVAEEKAEDKGE comes from the coding sequence ATGAGACACGGTAAAAAAGTAAACCACTTAGGAAGAACAGATTCACATCGTAAAGCGATGTTGGCTAACATGGCTTCATCGTTAATTAAGCATAAAAGGATTTCAACAACTTTAGCTAAAGCAAAAGCTTTGCGTATGTATGTTGAGCCTCTTATTACAAAATCTAAATCTGATACTACACATTCTCGTCGTATTGTATTTGGCTATTTGCAAGATAAAGAAACTGTTACTGAATTGTTCCGTGATGTTGCAGCGAAAGTTGCTAACCGTCCGGGTGGTTATACCAGAATCATTAAATTGAACAATCGTTTAGGTGATAACGCTGAAATGGCGTTAATTGAACTGGTTGATTACAATGAGGTTTATGGTAAAGAAGCAGAATCTGCTGAAAAGAAAACAACTCGTCGTGGTAGAAGCAAAGTGAAAAAAGCTGATGCCCCTGCTGCTAAAGCAGAAACGGTAGTTGAAGAAGCTACTACTGAAGCTCCAGTAGCTGAAGAAAAAGCAGAAGATAAAGGCGAATAA